One part of the Brevinematales bacterium genome encodes these proteins:
- the proC gene encoding pyrroline-5-carboxylate reductase, translated as MKLSIIGCGNMGAAIIGGIIKSGMTAPGHISVFDIDAAKADKLAKEFGVSRKDDVRDTVESGDIVIIAVKPHDVETLLKENKDVLNRFDKTVISIAAGLKTGLFRKYIDKAMIARVMPNTPMLAGAGATGIYFSEGFDPSKKAEVIKIFESCGIAVEVPKEALLDSVTGLSGSGPAYVYMFISALTDAGVREGLSRAAAKKLAAQTVLGSAKLAMNEMDNGVHPEELKDRVMSPGGTTAAGVYALEKGKFRAVVMDAVRAATDRSREQGV; from the coding sequence ATGAAACTTAGCATAATCGGATGCGGCAATATGGGCGCCGCGATTATCGGCGGGATAATCAAATCGGGGATGACAGCCCCCGGCCATATCTCGGTATTCGATATCGACGCCGCGAAGGCGGACAAGCTCGCGAAGGAGTTCGGCGTATCCCGTAAGGACGACGTCCGCGATACGGTCGAGAGCGGGGATATTGTTATTATCGCGGTAAAGCCGCACGATGTCGAGACGCTCCTCAAGGAAAATAAGGACGTACTCAACCGTTTCGACAAGACGGTGATTTCCATCGCGGCGGGACTGAAAACCGGCCTGTTCCGCAAGTATATCGATAAGGCGATGATCGCGCGGGTGATGCCGAATACGCCGATGCTCGCGGGAGCGGGCGCGACGGGGATCTACTTCAGCGAGGGCTTCGACCCGTCGAAGAAGGCCGAAGTGATAAAAATATTCGAATCGTGCGGGATAGCCGTGGAGGTGCCGAAAGAGGCGCTCCTCGACAGCGTCACGGGGCTTTCCGGCTCCGGGCCCGCGTATGTATACATGTTCATCTCGGCGCTGACCGACGCGGGTGTGCGGGAGGGGCTTTCACGCGCCGCCGCGAAGAAGCTCGCCGCGCAGACGGTGCTCGGCTCGGCGAAGCTCGCGATGAACGAAATGGATAACGGGGTGCATCCCGAAGAACTGAAAGACCGGGTGATGTCGCCCGGGGGGACTACCGCGGCGGGGGTCTACGCCCTCGAGAAAGGGAAGTTCCGCGCCGTCGTGATGGACGCCGTACGCGCCGCGACCGACCGTTCGCGCGAACAGGGGGTTTAG
- the hydG gene encoding [FeFe] hydrogenase H-cluster radical SAM maturase HydG has translation MTTAVKDFITNTIKRGEIDRYLIGGKDFIDDALIHAQIAAGARPEKSRVRDIIAKALSIRRLDPEETAALLNVEDEELWEEMARAAGDIKRKVYDNRIVTFAPLYCSNLCVNNCLYCGFRADNTKERRRTLTLDEVRKEAESVCKIGHKRLIMVYGEHPSSGADYIADTIEAVYDVKAPVRNGIAQIRRANINAAPMSVADLKKLWRAGIGTFQVFQETYHHKRYSELHPSGVKADYQWRLYALHRALDAGIDDVAIGALFGLYDWRFEVMGMVYHAIDLEDRFGIGPHTISFPRLNPAEGMDLNNKSPYMVSDADFRKLVIVLRLSIPYSGMIITARESAGMRRKIIPLGCTQTDASTRIGIGAYSDAAEEQESDRQQFMLGDIRTLDDVVREFAGMGLITSFCTAGYRCGRTGDKIMKLLKSGVEGKFCKLNAVLTYREWIDDFASDKTRAAAEVIIQKELEQIKADPFYKNKKLLTTFDDYLGRITNGERDLYI, from the coding sequence ATGACCACGGCTGTAAAGGATTTTATTACGAACACCATTAAGCGCGGCGAGATTGACCGTTACCTGATAGGCGGGAAGGATTTTATCGACGACGCGCTGATACACGCGCAGATCGCGGCGGGCGCCCGCCCGGAGAAATCCCGCGTGCGCGATATTATCGCGAAGGCGTTATCAATCCGGCGTCTCGACCCTGAAGAGACCGCCGCCCTCCTGAATGTCGAGGACGAGGAGTTATGGGAGGAGATGGCCCGCGCCGCGGGAGATATCAAACGCAAGGTCTACGATAACCGTATCGTTACCTTCGCCCCCCTCTATTGCAGTAATCTCTGTGTGAATAATTGCCTGTACTGCGGGTTCCGCGCGGATAATACGAAGGAACGCCGCCGGACGCTGACTCTCGACGAGGTACGCAAAGAAGCGGAGTCGGTCTGCAAAATCGGGCACAAGCGCCTGATTATGGTTTACGGCGAGCACCCGAGCTCCGGCGCGGACTATATCGCCGATACGATCGAGGCTGTCTACGATGTGAAAGCGCCCGTTCGGAACGGGATCGCGCAGATACGCCGCGCGAATATCAACGCCGCCCCGATGTCGGTCGCCGACCTCAAGAAACTCTGGCGGGCGGGCATCGGTACATTCCAGGTATTCCAGGAAACCTATCATCATAAACGTTACTCCGAGCTTCACCCCTCCGGCGTCAAGGCGGACTATCAGTGGAGACTCTACGCCCTGCACCGCGCGCTCGACGCGGGTATCGACGACGTCGCTATCGGCGCGTTATTCGGCCTGTATGACTGGCGTTTCGAGGTCATGGGGATGGTCTATCACGCTATCGACCTCGAGGACCGTTTCGGTATCGGCCCGCATACGATCTCCTTCCCGCGCCTCAACCCCGCCGAGGGTATGGATTTAAACAATAAATCCCCGTACATGGTGTCCGACGCCGATTTCCGTAAGCTCGTGATCGTGCTCCGGCTGTCGATCCCCTATTCCGGGATGATTATCACCGCGAGGGAATCCGCCGGGATGCGTAGAAAGATCATCCCGCTCGGATGTACCCAGACCGATGCGTCCACCCGGATCGGGATCGGCGCGTACAGCGACGCGGCCGAGGAGCAGGAGTCCGACCGCCAGCAGTTCATGCTCGGGGATATCCGCACTCTGGACGATGTTGTCCGCGAGTTCGCGGGGATGGGACTGATTACATCGTTCTGCACCGCGGGATACCGCTGCGGACGTACCGGCGATAAGATTATGAAACTCCTGAAATCGGGCGTCGAGGGGAAGTTCTGCAAACTCAACGCGGTGCTTACCTATAGAGAATGGATAGACGATTTCGCGAGCGACAAGACACGTGCGGCCGCGGAAGTGATTATACAGAAGGAATTGGAGCAGATTAAGGCCGATCCGTTCTATAAGAATAAAAAACTGCTGACGACGTTCGACGACTACCTCGGCAGGATCACCAACGGCGAACGTGACCTCTATATCTGA
- a CDS encoding 4Fe-4S binding protein codes for MPSWNDTGGFVKFIVEVDTEKCKGCGLCVEVCPKEVLVIGHDVNSMGWLYAETRNPDLCTGCKQCALICPDAVIKITKETE; via the coding sequence ATGCCGTCTTGGAATGATACCGGAGGATTTGTGAAATTTATTGTTGAGGTCGATACCGAAAAATGTAAAGGCTGCGGCCTTTGCGTGGAAGTATGCCCTAAAGAGGTGTTGGTTATCGGTCATGATGTGAACTCGATGGGCTGGCTATACGCGGAAACCCGTAATCCCGACCTGTGTACGGGGTGTAAGCAGTGCGCCTTGATCTGTCCCGATGCGGTGATAAAGATCACCAAGGAGACCGAATAA
- a CDS encoding 3-methyl-2-oxobutanoate dehydrogenase subunit VorB, with protein MSKRMLMKGNIALAEGAVIAGCRYYFGYPITPQNEIPEYMASRLPEAGGVFVQAESEVASVNMVLGAASAGARAMTTTSSPGFSLMQEGVSYLAACHLPCLMANVQRGGPGLGNIAASQADYFQAVKGGGHGDYHLIVLAPNSPQEMMDFAILGYELADTYRIPSLILSDGVIGLMMESVTVRDDYVPKPPAKPWALTGCKGREKNVIRSLWLDEDGVIINNNKLQAKYREIEKNEIRYEEYMTEDADVIAVAYGMPSRIARTVVESMRVEGLKVGVFRPITLYPFPYQRLADLASRVKSMLVVEMSAGQMVEDVRLAVNGKAPVELYGTPGGAFPEEAEVYRRLKSLLK; from the coding sequence ATGTCGAAACGAATGCTGATGAAGGGAAACATCGCTCTCGCGGAAGGGGCTGTTATCGCCGGATGCAGGTATTACTTCGGCTACCCCATCACGCCGCAGAATGAGATTCCCGAATATATGGCGTCGCGTCTCCCGGAAGCGGGCGGCGTTTTCGTGCAGGCCGAAAGCGAAGTCGCGTCGGTCAATATGGTACTGGGCGCGGCGTCAGCCGGAGCGCGCGCGATGACGACCACCTCCTCGCCGGGTTTCAGCCTGATGCAGGAAGGGGTGTCCTACCTCGCGGCGTGCCATCTCCCGTGCCTGATGGCTAACGTTCAGCGCGGCGGGCCGGGCCTCGGCAATATCGCCGCAAGCCAGGCCGATTACTTCCAGGCGGTCAAGGGCGGCGGGCATGGGGACTACCATCTCATCGTTCTCGCGCCGAACTCCCCGCAGGAAATGATGGATTTCGCCATCCTCGGCTACGAACTCGCCGATACTTACCGTATACCCAGCCTGATCCTCTCCGACGGCGTTATCGGACTGATGATGGAGTCGGTGACTGTCCGCGACGATTATGTCCCGAAGCCTCCCGCGAAACCGTGGGCGCTGACCGGGTGCAAAGGCCGCGAGAAGAATGTCATCCGTTCCCTCTGGCTCGACGAGGACGGGGTGATTATTAACAACAATAAATTACAGGCGAAGTACCGCGAGATAGAGAAGAACGAGATCCGCTACGAAGAATATATGACCGAGGACGCGGATGTGATCGCGGTCGCCTACGGGATGCCGTCGCGTATCGCGCGGACTGTAGTCGAAAGTATGCGCGTCGAGGGACTGAAGGTCGGGGTATTCCGCCCCATCACGCTCTACCCGTTCCCGTACCAGCGTCTCGCAGATTTGGCCTCACGGGTAAAATCGATGCTGGTAGTGGAAATGAGCGCCGGACAGATGGTCGAGGACGTGCGTCTCGCCGTCAACGGGAAAGCGCCTGTGGAGTTGTACGGTACGCCGGGCGGGGCATTCCCCGAAGAAGCGGAAGTATACCGCCGGCTGAAATCGTTACTGAAGTGA
- a CDS encoding 2-oxoacid:acceptor oxidoreductase family protein, giving the protein MIERIIVSGFGGQGALSAGLMLAESAVHIGLEATFMPSYGIEMRGGTANCHVIISDKQIGSPIISDADTLIAFNEPSLLKFAGQVRKDGLIMINSTVAKKDYDFPGRKVVKVPMESMALETLGNQKMANVIMIGRLIREKSFITLDELKRVINEKFLKKGEKVVNLNYQALELGYQL; this is encoded by the coding sequence ATGATAGAAAGAATCATTGTTTCAGGTTTCGGCGGTCAGGGAGCGCTGTCGGCGGGATTGATGCTCGCCGAATCGGCGGTACATATCGGCCTCGAGGCGACATTTATGCCGTCTTACGGGATCGAAATGCGCGGGGGTACGGCCAACTGCCATGTGATTATCTCCGATAAGCAGATCGGCTCGCCTATCATCAGCGACGCGGATACGTTGATCGCGTTCAACGAGCCGTCTCTCCTCAAATTCGCCGGGCAGGTCCGCAAGGACGGGCTGATTATGATCAACTCCACCGTCGCGAAAAAGGATTACGATTTCCCCGGACGGAAGGTGGTCAAAGTACCGATGGAGTCGATGGCGCTCGAAACTCTGGGAAACCAGAAGATGGCGAACGTGATTATGATCGGCAGACTGATCCGCGAGAAATCGTTCATCACCCTCGACGAGCTCAAGCGCGTCATCAATGAGAAATTCCTGAAAAAGGGCGAAAAAGTCGTCAACCTGAACTACCAGGCGCTGGAACTGGGTTATCAACTGTAA
- a CDS encoding YggT family protein: MQFWIMLLDFLGFALQCYSWIFIAYILLNWFPISRDNPIVKFITGLIEPVYLGILKILPPLRIGMFDLSPFYLLIIINVLSFVLERIRNSIAGG; encoded by the coding sequence ATGCAGTTCTGGATCATGCTTCTCGACTTCCTCGGGTTCGCCCTGCAATGCTACAGTTGGATATTCATCGCGTACATCCTGCTCAACTGGTTCCCCATCAGCCGCGACAACCCGATCGTGAAATTCATCACCGGCCTCATCGAGCCGGTCTATCTGGGTATCCTCAAGATACTGCCGCCCCTGCGTATCGGGATGTTCGACCTGTCGCCGTTCTACCTCCTCATCATCATCAACGTCCTGAGCTTCGTGCTCGAGCGTATCCGTAACTCCATCGCGGGCGGATGA
- a CDS encoding DUF167 domain-containing protein, with the protein MILEKDGGVTADIKVVPRSKRAAAEADGENITLRITAPPVDGKANDAVVAELSSILGIPKRDISIIRGRTSRNKTVGINGIGKDELTARLGKAGG; encoded by the coding sequence ATGATACTCGAGAAGGACGGCGGGGTTACCGCCGATATCAAGGTCGTCCCGCGCAGTAAGCGCGCGGCGGCCGAAGCGGACGGGGAGAATATCACCCTGCGGATCACCGCCCCGCCCGTGGACGGGAAGGCGAACGACGCGGTAGTAGCGGAACTTTCGTCGATACTGGGAATCCCCAAGCGCGATATTTCCATCATCCGGGGCCGGACCTCGCGGAATAAAACGGTCGGGATCAATGGTATCGGGAAGGACGAACTGACCGCCCGTCTGGGGAAAGCGGGAGGGTAA
- a CDS encoding YggS family pyridoxal phosphate-dependent enzyme has protein sequence MSVRDNIRSVLERIDNARNRAGINWPVTLVAVSKTRPSGDIVEAVDAGISHIGENRVQEAEKKFAEIPDVRYARHLLGHLQENKANKAAAVFDWIQSLDDTDTARKLDRRAGELGKKLEALIEVKTSDEAAKTGIAPESAEDFTGAVLEMKNLSVRGFMTIAPFTDNEKQVRKAFALLYHTAELTRAVYRDAALDVLSMGMTDDFEWAIAEGSTMVRLGRIIFGERNYDKTEE, from the coding sequence ATGTCCGTTCGGGATAATATTCGATCTGTTCTGGAAAGGATAGACAATGCGCGTAACCGCGCGGGGATAAATTGGCCGGTCACATTGGTCGCGGTGTCCAAGACACGCCCGTCGGGCGATATTGTCGAGGCGGTCGACGCGGGGATTTCCCATATCGGCGAGAACCGCGTGCAGGAAGCGGAGAAGAAATTCGCCGAGATACCGGATGTCCGTTATGCGCGGCATCTCCTCGGGCATCTGCAGGAGAACAAGGCCAACAAGGCGGCGGCGGTGTTCGACTGGATACAGTCCCTCGACGATACCGACACCGCCCGGAAACTCGACCGGCGCGCGGGAGAGCTCGGAAAGAAGCTCGAGGCGCTGATCGAGGTAAAAACGTCCGATGAGGCGGCTAAGACCGGGATCGCGCCGGAATCGGCGGAAGATTTCACGGGCGCGGTGCTCGAGATGAAAAACCTTTCCGTGCGCGGATTTATGACGATAGCCCCGTTCACCGATAACGAGAAACAGGTGCGGAAGGCGTTCGCGCTCCTCTACCATACCGCCGAACTGACCCGCGCGGTGTACCGTGACGCGGCGCTCGACGTGCTCTCGATGGGGATGACGGACGATTTCGAATGGGCGATCGCCGAAGGGTCGACTATGGTACGGCTGGGGCGGATCATCTTCGGGGAACGGAACTATGATAAAACGGAGGAATAA
- a CDS encoding 2-oxoglutarate oxidoreductase: MEQTIIYERPSSMVDLRLNYCPGCGHGTAHRLICEAVDELDVRERTIAVAPVGCAVNAYDYFDFDVCEAAHGRAAAVATGIKRVLPDRLVISYQGDGDLASIGMAETIHAANRGENITVIFINNANYGMTGGQMAPTSLVGQITTTTPGGRNPSTEGYPIKMAELIATFPGVKYAVRTTVADVRGVRETKKAIRKAFELQLDGKGYSFVEILSNCNTNWKMTPVESNKYITNELVNFFPIGVYKDDYKE, translated from the coding sequence ATGGAACAAACAATAATATACGAACGCCCGTCGAGTATGGTCGATCTCCGTCTCAACTACTGCCCCGGATGCGGGCATGGGACGGCGCACCGTCTGATCTGCGAGGCGGTTGACGAATTGGACGTGCGGGAACGCACGATCGCGGTAGCCCCTGTCGGATGCGCGGTGAACGCCTACGACTATTTCGACTTCGACGTCTGCGAGGCCGCCCATGGGCGCGCCGCCGCTGTGGCAACCGGTATCAAGCGTGTCCTTCCCGACCGGCTCGTCATCTCCTACCAGGGAGACGGCGATCTCGCGTCTATCGGTATGGCGGAGACGATTCATGCCGCGAACCGCGGGGAGAATATCACGGTGATATTTATCAATAACGCGAATTACGGGATGACAGGCGGACAGATGGCGCCGACCTCGCTGGTCGGGCAGATCACCACCACTACCCCCGGCGGGCGCAACCCCTCCACTGAGGGCTACCCCATTAAGATGGCGGAGCTGATTGCGACGTTCCCGGGCGTAAAGTACGCGGTGCGGACGACGGTCGCTGATGTGCGCGGGGTGCGCGAGACCAAGAAAGCCATCAGGAAAGCATTCGAACTCCAGCTCGACGGTAAGGGTTACAGTTTCGTCGAAATCCTCTCGAACTGTAACACGAACTGGAAAATGACTCCCGTGGAGTCCAATAAATATATCACGAACGAACTCGTGAATTTCTTCCCGATCGGCGTCTATAAAGACGATTATAAGGAATAG